From the Gossypium hirsutum isolate 1008001.06 chromosome A02, Gossypium_hirsutum_v2.1, whole genome shotgun sequence genome, the window CCCAATATTCAACTCAATCCACCAAGTTCCCCGAGTACCAGATGCCCTCTGTCACTTGGGGTGTTGTTCAAGGCAAAAAAGAGAAGCTAGTGAACCGTGTCAAAATCTGTGATTATCTTAAGACCTTAGGAATTATCCCTGATGAATTAGAGAATCTAGAATTACCCTCTACTGTAAAAGTGATGTCTGAGCGTGTCCAGTTTTTACAGAAACTTGGATTAACTATTGATGATATCAACGAATACCCTTTAATGCTTGGCTGCAGTGTGCGTAAAAACATGATACCTGTATTAGGTTACTTGGAAAAAGTCGGGATTCCAAAGTCAAAACTAGGGGAGTTTGTTAAGAACTATCCGCAGGTTTTGCACACAAGTGTGGTTGTTGAGCTTGGTCCTGTTATTAAGTTTCTTAGGGGGCTTGATGTTGAGAAGCAAGATATTGGATATGTTCTACAGAAGTATCCAGAACTGTTGGGGTTTAAACTTGAAGGTACTATGAGTACTTCGGTTGCTTACTTGGTGAGCATAGGAGTTAGTCCTAGAGATATTGGTCCTATGGTGACACAATATCCATATTTTCTAGGTATGAGAGTTGGGACTGTTATTAAGCCGCTTGTTGATTACTTGTTTTCCTTGGGATTGCCAAAGAAGATTTTGGCTAGAATGTTGGAGAAACGGGCATATATACTTGGTTATGATCTTGAAGAAACTGTTAAGCTGAATGTTGATTGCTTGATTAGTTTTGGAATTCGGAGGGAAGCAATTGCTTCAGTTATTGCACAGTATCCACAAATTCTTGGGTTACCTCTGAAAGCTAAGTTGTCTTCACAGCAGTATTTCTTCAATCTGAAGCTCAAGATTGACCCAGATGGGTTTGCTTGTATTATAGAGAAGATGCCACAGATTGCAAGCCTAAATCAACATGTTATTATGAAGCCTATAGAGTTTCTTTTGGGGCGGGGACTGCCATTAGAGGATGTGGCAATTATGGTTATGAAATGTCCCCAATTGGTTGCACTACGAGTTGAGCTCATGAAGAAAAGCTATTATTACTTCAAAAGTGAGATGGGGAGGCCGGTCAAAGAGCTTGTGGAGTTTCCAGAATACTTTACTTATAGCTTGGAATGTAGAATCAAACCCAGGTACACCAAGTTACAAAGCAAGGGGATTAGGTGCTCACTGAACTGGTTTCTGAATTGTAGTGACCAGAGATTTGAAGAGAGATTGCAGGGTGATTATATTGAATCAGAAAGCTTAGGACCTTCATTCTGTATGGGTGGGAAATTGGAGCTACCGGGAAGTGACGTTGTGTCAGATGAGGAAGCTGAGAGTGATGATGAAGTACTTTACAGACGCACAGTTTCTCTGTAGTAAAGTTTTTCATTACATTAATGAATTAACTTTGTTTTGAACTGTAATTTCTCTAGCCCATCTTTCTTATCTTTAGGCCTCTACTTATGTTCTCAGTTTTTGTTATATTTGGATTTTCTCCCTATATTCATTGTTACAACTACAGTGCTTGCTCATGCACATCCAGACTTGCCTGCACTTGCATGGACGGTCATATAGTGCATATTCAAAATTGCATCTGGGAGCTATCTTTTTTGCTGTTAATTACCCGGTTTGTTTATAGTATTGGGTTTTATAAGTTTCTCCTTAGAATTAAAGCTTTGATCAATTAAATCAGAAATCAGCGAGGAGTATTTGTGGACACCTAGGTGAGCTTCCTTGAATTCTTGAGGACTTTTCTATAGCAAACTTACATTTTAGTGAAATCTTTTTATGCTTCTTTTACTTTGCCATATGTTTCGACTTCAATTCTTGAATATTTTACTGGTTTTAAGCCTTTTAGTTGTCAGAGTGAAGAAGTTTTCTTATAATGATTGTGGTATCAATTTTTGGAATGAGGCTGCTTGTGAGTGCACAATGCTCAAAATTTGAAGTGGCTTATTAAATTGATAACTCTTCGTATAGGATATCCTGCAAATTTATATGCACTCATTATTGATGCGCAACTACgacatctttttttctttcaaaaagaaACTAGTGTATGAAGAAAGCTAGCCGAGTAATATGTTCAACATCTTCATTACCCGGACTCGGCAATTTGGGTGCAGTACCTACGTAGACATGATCCGGCATGAATCCAACATGTGATACGGGTCAGATCTGGCAAAAGCCAGCTGTCACTGCGGTGGGTGAGAACTGAGatgagaagagaagaaaagaaattgttttgaAGAGACGAGTGAGAGGAGGGACGATGGTAGGAGGAAGATGATGatagaagaaagagaaaagacttcaaaaaaatgaaaaaaaaaatagtgtgtaattagaggtcattgaaattttattattattactatatccattttctaaaatttgttaCATACAATTTTCACCTCATCTAGGGGTGATAAAATCAGTAAAGGTCCTTTCTAACTTTGCGGTTAGAACTATTTTTTACTGttataaaaaggtaaattaacatttttaatgcttaatatttatagttttcttgttaattataaaaattaaaagctttaccatattttcaataaaaattataaaaaattgtgaaaaataaaagtattttggcaattaacatatttaaagaaatattttataatgataaaatatatattgatgtatttatggAAATATCTATACAAATTGTGTTAAATATCGCAATTACCAATAATGATTTTGCAATATTAAACGTTTAGGTTTTCCTTAACTTGCACTCATTTCTTTCGTCCTATCAATTACATTTAAATTGTCTTAAAtgagttatattaaaatttatggaaagTATTTTACTATAATTGTGGtgcaatattatttttttaataattgaaaatTGATAAAGTAATTTTCCCTAAATTGCGCTAAATTGATTGCGATgcaatatttgataaattaaacgtaatttatgaaattttgtttatataacGATTTTACtagtaataaataaacatatgTAACAACGTGTTTTGGGAAAATATATTggaaatacttaataattaagtatataCATGGCATTAATTGGTAGTACCAAATGTGCCATATGGATTGAATCAACCTTAAATGATTTTACATCattccataattttttatatatttaataatttaacaatcTAGCTCTTtgatttcttaaaatattttgtatttatcactcatgtaaattttgaaatcaaattgaTATTTCTATCGCATTGATTtgaaatattgtatatattaatatatatttaacaattgaaattttttacataaaataatagttaatttttttttttgaaatttaagccAAACTTTGCATATGTAATCTATATAATTGGAGCATGATATATATACGAGGGAAGGAGAGTCTAcgagaaaaaaaaacctaaaaagtaaaaagaaattacGTGTATTTTAAATATCTTTATTAATAGTTTTTGTTTGGTATAAATCAATtccaaattattattaaaaatgttattacatcaaatattatatattaataaatttaaatattatatattattttaaatatcataaaaGATTGTgataaccaaaattaataattattaaaaaatagttgttatttcttttaaatcCACATAAAATCATTAACAAAACAAATTTGGTccctttttcattaaaaattggtATTATAATAAAATCCATAATAAAATCTAGGTACTCTTGCCCAAAATTTGGATAGTGTCCCCGTATTTGATGTTTTGGGACTTGACAAGTCCGACACTCATGTCCTAAGTCTAGGTAACATAGGAAAACATGTCATTACAAATTTTCCACAATATAATTGCATTTTATTCTACAGCATGTTTCTAGTGAAAAGGATAACTCTAATTTGACAGTTGGGGATACAAGAGCCTTATTTATGACAATAAACATGGCCGCTAAAAAGTGGTTCAATGGAAAAGTAAGGATTGAAACtcaagaaaatgagatgaaatggcttaagcttaatttgaatgatattcaTTTAGTTTTACACTAGTACATGTGGATTGAAATTCTTTTGAGTTCTAAATTTGATTGTAATTACCTAACTTCCCGATGTGCTAATCCAAGTTGGAGAAGTGAACCTAAAAAATCCTTGATTGAGCTACAAGAATTGCAAAAAGTCCTTGAAAATTGCGGTGATTTACTGTAGGAGATGTGCAAGTTTCACTTTAATTTTCATTGACTATTAATATGCAAGTTGTTAGGATCTAGTGCCCTATGTGTAGTTTATTCATCATTttgtacttgtaatttttcgaacgaattggtttaaataaaattacaatacacattaatatgaTTTGTATTTGTCTTCAAcagtttttgcatgcaaaacaaaatgtaagcaaatattgacttattgattatctaatgtttaactaatattaagttgtatTATGTGGTCGGATCATAATAGG encodes:
- the LOC107952083 gene encoding transcription termination factor MTERF4, chloroplastic, which gives rise to MNSSAVLRRQKLLKLIKNLHIFHPWCPKHKTHQNPCAQIQKPSRVFGVSQYSTQSTKFPEYQMPSVTWGVVQGKKEKLVNRVKICDYLKTLGIIPDELENLELPSTVKVMSERVQFLQKLGLTIDDINEYPLMLGCSVRKNMIPVLGYLEKVGIPKSKLGEFVKNYPQVLHTSVVVELGPVIKFLRGLDVEKQDIGYVLQKYPELLGFKLEGTMSTSVAYLVSIGVSPRDIGPMVTQYPYFLGMRVGTVIKPLVDYLFSLGLPKKILARMLEKRAYILGYDLEETVKLNVDCLISFGIRREAIASVIAQYPQILGLPLKAKLSSQQYFFNLKLKIDPDGFACIIEKMPQIASLNQHVIMKPIEFLLGRGLPLEDVAIMVMKCPQLVALRVELMKKSYYYFKSEMGRPVKELVEFPEYFTYSLECRIKPRYTKLQSKGIRCSLNWFLNCSDQRFEERLQGDYIESESLGPSFCMGGKLELPGSDVVSDEEAESDDEVLYRRTVSL